The Deltaproteobacteria bacterium sequence CCTGATCCTGACAACCCCCAATTTGGGATCGTTTTTAAACCGCATCCTGCTCTTGTTCGGGTTTCAGCCGCTTCACACGGAAGTGAGCTGGAAAAATCCGTACCTCGGTCGTGAAATTTTATATGAAATAGGAAAAATCGGGAGGTCGCCTGCGGCGGGGCATTTGCGGCTTTTTACCTTCAGGGCCTTGAGGGATTTTTTGTCGTTTCACGGATTTGAAATTATGGCTGTTGACGGCTTTGCCCCTTATGAAGGAATCATGAAAAGGGTTTCGGGCTTTTTCAGGTTATTTCCCGGTCTGATGCCGGGAATGTTTTTTGCCGCCAGGCTTACAAAAGTGATTTCACAGGCCGTAACACCCGTCATTTCAGGCGGTAGAAGATAATCCCGTCCACCGTTTTTTCGTAGAGGTAGTTGTCCTCCACGAATTTTTTCAACAACTCGTATTTTTCGAGCGGAAAACTCGAAAAACCCCGGAGGCCGGTGGGGGAGGCATCCAGAATCAGCACAGGGGGCGAGGCGAAAAAATCGGCAAACGCCTTTTTCCAAAAAGGGTTCTCAATTTTCTCGAGCACCTCCGGCACGGAGAGGAGTTCGTTCTCCGATATTCCGCGAAGGCTCTCCGGATTCACCGGATGCGCCTCCCGCGGTTCCACGAAAGACCAGGCGACCAGATCGCGCACGGCGGCGTCCGGCAGACTGATGCGCTTTCCCGTCGCCCGCATGTATTCCATGGCGGGGGTGCCGGGGGACATGCCGGCCAGCGTATCGCTCCAAAAGAAGGTGGTGGCCGGATCGCGCCGCGAAAAAAAGTAAATCTGGGGAAGCGATCCCCAGACAAAGATGCGGTCGC is a genomic window containing:
- a CDS encoding class I SAM-dependent methyltransferase; protein product: MSNVYDNNYLLNLSAKYIVPLIIKHLSFPENSGRLDLIDVGCGNGSVLQLLKNHYGSCFEYTGIDLYKNEIGGIKFHQVDLNGNFSNGFKKYDVVICCEVIEHVIDTDAFISGVKKLLNGNGILILTTPNLGSFLNRILLLFGFQPLHTEVSWKNPYLGREILYEIGKIGRSPAAGHLRLFTFRALRDFLSFHGFEIMAVDGFAPYEGIMKRVSGFFRLFPGLMPGMFFAARLTKVISQAVTPVISGGRR